From one Lycium ferocissimum isolate CSIRO_LF1 chromosome 7, AGI_CSIRO_Lferr_CH_V1, whole genome shotgun sequence genomic stretch:
- the LOC132063706 gene encoding uncharacterized protein LOC132063706, which produces MSYLNPSTGSGSRTSRSTFEFGRTYVVRPKGKHQATIVWLHGLGDNGSSWSQLLESLPLPNIKWICPTAPTRPVAILGGFPCTAWFDVGELSDDGPDDFEGLDSSVAHIANLLSTEPADVKLGIGGFSMGAATALYSATCFAQGKYGNGNTYPVNLRAIIGLSGWLPGSRNVRNKIEGSLEAARRASSLPILLCHGMCDEVVPYKYGERSTLVLNSAGFRNLAFKKYDGLGHYTVPREMDEVCSWLSGRLGLEGCR; this is translated from the exons ATGAGTTACTTAAACCCTTCAACTGGCTCTG GAAGTAGAACTTCTAGGAGCACATTCGAGTTTGGGAGGACATATGTAGTGAGGCCCAAGGGAAAACACCAAGCTACAATAGTTTGGTTGCATGGCCTTGGTGATAATGGCTCCAG TTGGTCCCAACTTTTGGAAAGCCTACCCCTTCCTAAT ATCAAATGGATATGTCCGACGGCCCCAACTCGTCCCGTAGCTATACTTGGTGGATTTCCTTGCACTGCAT GGTTTGACGTGGGAGAACTTTCTGATGATGGCCCTGATGATTTTGAAGGCTTAGATTCTTCAGTTGCACATATTGCAAACTTATTGTCAACTGAACCTGCCGATG TTAAACTTGGTATTGGAGGCTTCAGCATGGGTGCAGCGACTGCGCTCTACTCAGCAACTTGCTTTGCacaaggaaaatatggaaatggaAACACTTACCCAGTCAACTTAAGGGCTATCATAGGTCTAAGTGGGTGGCTTCCAGGTTCAAG GAACGTGCGGAACAAAATTGAAGGATCACTGGAGGCTGCAAGACGTGCATCGTCTTTGCCCATTCTACTCTGTCATGGAATGT GCGATGAGGTTGTTCCTTACAAATATGGAGAGAGGTCTACCCTTGTCTTAAACTCAGCTGGATTCAGGAATCTTGCATTCAAAAAATACGATGG GCTTGGTCATTACACAGTGCCAAGAGAAATGGATGAGGTGTGTAGTTGGTTAAGTGGAAGGCTCGGCCTTGAGGGTTGCCGATGA